The following are encoded together in the Octopus sinensis linkage group LG15, ASM634580v1, whole genome shotgun sequence genome:
- the LOC115219779 gene encoding cyclin-H isoform X1 codes for MFAISTQKSHWTFDSDSALTRLRRKAHDDYVESHRGSISDEDLEAVLFTYEEEYILARHYEFIMKEFCNRFQPPMPKYVLGTAMTYFKRFYLYNSVMDFHPRDITLTSVYLASKVEEFNVSINQFVGNLKGDRDKFANVILGFELLLMEKLSYHLTVHNPFRPLEGFLIDMKTNCQTCSDPEILRQQAEEFLEKSMLTDICLLVSPAQISLAAILDSCSLKNIDIMSYVTSILMKGAESDQKKRAMQQIKLIQITVNNQNSLKREHIRQLEKKLEKCRNQENNPDSEVYKKKMQEMFEDEKL; via the exons atgtttgccaTTAGCACACAGAAATCACATTGGACATTTGACTCGGACTCGGCTCTCACACGGCTGAGAAGAAAAGCTCACGATGATTACGTTGAAAGCCATCGAGGGTCAATCTCG GATGAAGATCTTGAAGCAGTTCTCTTTACTTATGAAGAGGAATACATACTTGCCCGTCATTATGAGTTCATCATGAAAGAATTCTGCAATCGTTTCCAGCCACCAATGCCGAAATATGTTTTG GGAACAGCCATGACATATTTCAAAAGGTTTTATCTTTACAATTCAGTTATGGATTTCCATCCTCGTGATATCAC GTTAACGAGTGTATATTTAGCAAGCAAAGTGGAAGAATTCAATGTGTCTATCAACCAGTTTGTTGGGAATCTGAAAGGAGATCGGGACAAATTTGCTAACGTTATTCTTGGATTTGAATTGTTACTCATGGAGAAGCTGTCCTATCATTTGACTGTCCACAATCCTTTCCGTCCTCTTGAAGGTTTTCTCATTGATATGAAG ACAAACTGTCAGACTTGTAGTGATCCAGAAATACTACGACAACAAgctgaagaatttttagaaaaatccATGTTAACTGATATCTGTCTGTTGGTTTCCCCAGCCCAG atatcattagCTGCTATTTTGGACAGTTGTTCTTTAAAAAACATTGACATTATGAG TTATGTCACATCAATTTTAATGAAAGGAGCTGAATCAGATCAGAAGAAGCGAGCAATGCAACAAATTAAAT TAATTCAAATAACGGTGAACAATCAAAACAGCTTGAAGAGGGAACACATCCGACAGTTGGAGAAGAAGTTGGAAAAATGTCGTAACCAGGAAAACAATCCGGACAGTGAAGT TTACAAGAAAAAAATGCAAGAGATGTTTGAAGATGAGAAACTCTAG
- the LOC115219779 gene encoding cyclin-H isoform X4 has translation MFAISTQKSHWTFDSDSALTRLRRKAHDDYVESHRGSISGTAMTYFKRFYLYNSVMDFHPRDITLTSVYLASKVEEFNVSINQFVGNLKGDRDKFANVILGFELLLMEKLSYHLTVHNPFRPLEGFLIDMKTNCQTCSDPEILRQQAEEFLEKSMLTDICLLVSPAQISLAAILDSCSLKNIDIMSYVTSILMKGAESDQKKRAMQQIKLIQITVNNQNSLKREHIRQLEKKLEKCRNQENNPDSEVYKKKMQEMFEDEKL, from the exons atgtttgccaTTAGCACACAGAAATCACATTGGACATTTGACTCGGACTCGGCTCTCACACGGCTGAGAAGAAAAGCTCACGATGATTACGTTGAAAGCCATCGAGGGTCAATCTCG GGAACAGCCATGACATATTTCAAAAGGTTTTATCTTTACAATTCAGTTATGGATTTCCATCCTCGTGATATCAC GTTAACGAGTGTATATTTAGCAAGCAAAGTGGAAGAATTCAATGTGTCTATCAACCAGTTTGTTGGGAATCTGAAAGGAGATCGGGACAAATTTGCTAACGTTATTCTTGGATTTGAATTGTTACTCATGGAGAAGCTGTCCTATCATTTGACTGTCCACAATCCTTTCCGTCCTCTTGAAGGTTTTCTCATTGATATGAAG ACAAACTGTCAGACTTGTAGTGATCCAGAAATACTACGACAACAAgctgaagaatttttagaaaaatccATGTTAACTGATATCTGTCTGTTGGTTTCCCCAGCCCAG atatcattagCTGCTATTTTGGACAGTTGTTCTTTAAAAAACATTGACATTATGAG TTATGTCACATCAATTTTAATGAAAGGAGCTGAATCAGATCAGAAGAAGCGAGCAATGCAACAAATTAAAT TAATTCAAATAACGGTGAACAATCAAAACAGCTTGAAGAGGGAACACATCCGACAGTTGGAGAAGAAGTTGGAAAAATGTCGTAACCAGGAAAACAATCCGGACAGTGAAGT TTACAAGAAAAAAATGCAAGAGATGTTTGAAGATGAGAAACTCTAG
- the LOC115219825 gene encoding TATA-binding protein-associated factor 2N — translation MSTDNSEDEVVSSDFENELEELFKSRYTDEDKEYQEVVAQETAPPPTVIPWHTKSKRNYDWSGYHGRDRRGWHGGRGGGGGGYRDRGYHDRGGNYYDRNSGGYRNYHNRNDGYHDRGGNYRDRSGGYHNYGGSGGGYHGGGGGGGYHGGRNHGGGGGYRGGYQNHNQYQARQYYNRDRYNPYQRN, via the exons ATGTCAACTGACAACTCTGAAGACGAGGTTGTTTCAAGTGACTTTGAAAACGAACTTGAAGAACTCTTTAAATCCCGTTACACAGATGAAGACAAGGAATATCAAGAAGTTGTTGCACAGGAAACTGCACCACCGCCAACGGTAATACCATGGCACACAAAATCCAAGAGAAACTACGATTGGTCAGG GTATCATGGTCGTGATCGTAGAGGATGGCATGGCGgacgtggtggcggcggcggtggctaCAGAGATCGTGGTTATCATGATCGAGGAGGGAACTATTATGATCGCAACAGTGGGGGTTACCGCAATTACCATAATCGCAATGATGGTTACCATGATCGTGGCGGCAATTATCGTGACCGCAGTGGAGGCTATCACAactatggtggtagtggtggtggctacCATGgcggcgggggtgggggtggctaCCATGGTGGAAGGAAtcatggtgggggtgggggttatcGGGGTGGCTATCAAAATCATAACCAATACCAGGCACGTCAATATTATAATAGAGACCGATACAATCCATACCAAAGGAATTAA
- the LOC115219779 gene encoding cyclin-H isoform X2, with amino-acid sequence MFAISTQKSHWTFDSDSALTRLRRKAHDDYVESHRGSISDEDLEAVLFTYEEEYILARHYEFIMKEFCNRFQPPMPKYVLGTAMTYFKRFYLYNSVMDFHPRDITLTSVYLASKVEEFNVSINQFVGNLKGDRDKFANVILGFELLLMEKLSYHLTVHNPFRPLEGFLIDMKTNCQTCSDPEILRQQAEEFLEKSMLTDICLLVSPAQISLAAILDSCSLKNIDIMSYVTSILMKGAESDQKKRAMQQIKLIQITVNNQNSLKREHIRQLEKKLEKCRNQENNPDSEVYKKKMQEMFEDEKL; translated from the exons atgtttgccaTTAGCACACAGAAATCACATTGGACATTTGACTCGGACTCGGCTCTCACACGGCTGAGAAGAAAAGCTCACGATGATTACGTTGAAAGCCATCGAGGGTCAATCTCG GATGAAGATCTTGAAGCAGTTCTCTTTACTTATGAAGAGGAATACATACTTGCCCGTCATTATGAGTTCATCATGAAAGAATTCTGCAATCGTTTCCAGCCACCAATGCCGAAATATGTTTTG GGAACAGCCATGACATATTTCAAAAGGTTTTATCTTTACAATTCAGTTATGGATTTCCATCCTCGTGATATCAC GTTAACGAGTGTATATTTAGCAAGCAAAGTGGAAGAATTCAATGTGTCTATCAACCAGTTTGTTGGGAATCTGAAAGGAGATCGGGACAAATTTGCTAACGTTATTCTTGGATTTGAATTGTTACTCATGGAGAAGCTGTCCTATCATTTGACTGTCCACAATCCTTTCCGTCCTCTTGAAGGTTTTCTCATTGATATGAAG ACAAACTGTCAGACTTGTAGTGATCCAGAAATACTACGACAACAAgctgaagaatttttagaaaaatccATGTTAACTGATATCTGTCTGTTGGTTTCCCCAGCCCAG atatcattagCTGCTATTTTGGACAGTTGTTCTTTAAAAAACATTGACATTATGAG TTATGTCACATCAATTTTAATGAAAGGAGCTGAATCAGATCAGAAGAAGCGAGCAATGCAACAAATTAAAT TAATTCAAATAACGGTGAACAATCAAAACAGCTTGAAGAGGGAACACATCCGACAGTTGGAGAAGAAGTTGGAAAAATGTCGTAACCAGGAAAACAATCCGGACAGTGAAGT
- the LOC115219779 gene encoding cyclin-H isoform X3, giving the protein MFAISTQKSHWTFDSDSALTRLRRKAHDDYVESHRGSISDEDLEAVLFTYEEEYILARHYEFIMKEFCNRFQPPMPKYVLGTAMTYFKRFYLYNSVMDFHPRDITLTSVYLASKVEEFNVSINQFVGNLKGDRDKFANVILGFELLLMEKLSYHLTVHNPFRPLEGFLIDMKTNCQTCSDPEILRQQAEEFLEKSMLTDICLLVSPAQVKYNKYYYCICLALGAIILLRRLPCFYVFLDSPFFCNFIADSRVNGFYFFFSIFILFSELYLIDFVY; this is encoded by the exons atgtttgccaTTAGCACACAGAAATCACATTGGACATTTGACTCGGACTCGGCTCTCACACGGCTGAGAAGAAAAGCTCACGATGATTACGTTGAAAGCCATCGAGGGTCAATCTCG GATGAAGATCTTGAAGCAGTTCTCTTTACTTATGAAGAGGAATACATACTTGCCCGTCATTATGAGTTCATCATGAAAGAATTCTGCAATCGTTTCCAGCCACCAATGCCGAAATATGTTTTG GGAACAGCCATGACATATTTCAAAAGGTTTTATCTTTACAATTCAGTTATGGATTTCCATCCTCGTGATATCAC GTTAACGAGTGTATATTTAGCAAGCAAAGTGGAAGAATTCAATGTGTCTATCAACCAGTTTGTTGGGAATCTGAAAGGAGATCGGGACAAATTTGCTAACGTTATTCTTGGATTTGAATTGTTACTCATGGAGAAGCTGTCCTATCATTTGACTGTCCACAATCCTTTCCGTCCTCTTGAAGGTTTTCTCATTGATATGAAG ACAAACTGTCAGACTTGTAGTGATCCAGAAATACTACGACAACAAgctgaagaatttttagaaaaatccATGTTAACTGATATCTGTCTGTTGGTTTCCCCAGCCCAGGttaagtataataaatattactATTGTATTTGTCTA GCCCTGGGGGCAATAATTCTGCTAAGGCGTCTGCCCTGTTTCTATGTCTTCTTAGATTCtccatttttttgtaatttcattgCAGACAGTAGAGTAaatgggttttatttttttttttcaatctttataCTATTTAGTGAATTGTATCtaattgattttgtttattga